From one Streptomyces mobaraensis genomic stretch:
- the sufB gene encoding Fe-S cluster assembly protein SufB gives MTLPTETAHPELEGLGTYEYGWADSDAAGAAAKRGLSEEVVRDISAKKSEPEWMLKLRLKGLRLFDKKPMPTWGSDLTGIDFDNIKYFVRSTEKQAASWEDLPEDIKNTYDKLGIPEAEKQRLVAGVAAQYESEVVYHQIREDLEEQGVIFLDTDTALKEHPELFQEYFGTVIPAGDNKFASLNTAVWSGGSFIYVPPGVHVDIPLQAYFRINTENMGQFERTLIIVDENAYVHYVEGCTAPIYSSDSLHSAVVEIIVKKGGRCRYTTIQNWSNNVYNLVTKRAVAYEGATMEWIDGNIGSKVTMKYPAVYLMGEHAKGETLSIAFSGEGQHQDAGAKMVHMAPNTSSNIVSKSVARGGGRTSYRGLIEIGEGAHGSKSNVLCDALLVDTISRSDTYPYVDVREDDVSMGHEATVSKVSDDQLFYLMSRGLSEDEAMAMIVRGFVEPIARELPMEYALELNRLIELQMEGSVG, from the coding sequence ATGACTCTCCCCACGGAGACTGCCCACCCTGAGCTCGAGGGCCTGGGCACGTACGAATACGGCTGGGCCGACTCCGACGCGGCCGGCGCCGCGGCCAAGCGCGGCCTCTCCGAGGAGGTCGTCCGCGACATCTCGGCCAAGAAGTCCGAGCCGGAGTGGATGCTCAAGCTGCGTCTGAAGGGCCTCCGGCTCTTCGACAAGAAGCCCATGCCGACCTGGGGCTCCGACCTCACGGGCATCGACTTCGACAACATCAAGTACTTCGTCCGCTCCACCGAGAAGCAGGCCGCCTCCTGGGAGGACCTGCCCGAGGACATCAAGAACACCTACGACAAGCTGGGCATCCCCGAGGCCGAGAAGCAGCGCCTCGTCGCCGGTGTCGCCGCCCAGTACGAGTCCGAGGTCGTCTACCACCAGATCCGTGAGGACCTGGAGGAGCAGGGCGTCATCTTCCTGGACACCGACACCGCCCTGAAGGAGCACCCCGAGCTCTTCCAGGAGTACTTCGGCACCGTCATCCCGGCGGGCGACAACAAGTTCGCCTCGCTGAACACGGCCGTGTGGTCCGGTGGCTCCTTCATCTACGTCCCGCCGGGCGTCCACGTCGACATCCCGCTCCAGGCCTACTTCCGGATCAACACGGAGAACATGGGCCAGTTCGAGCGGACGCTGATCATCGTCGACGAGAACGCCTACGTGCACTACGTCGAGGGCTGCACCGCCCCGATCTACTCTTCCGACTCGCTGCACAGCGCCGTCGTGGAGATCATCGTGAAGAAGGGCGGCCGCTGCCGCTACACGACCATCCAGAACTGGTCGAACAACGTCTACAACCTGGTCACCAAGCGCGCCGTGGCGTACGAGGGCGCGACCATGGAGTGGATCGACGGCAACATCGGCTCCAAGGTCACGATGAAGTACCCCGCCGTCTACCTGATGGGCGAGCACGCCAAGGGCGAGACGCTGTCCATCGCCTTCTCCGGCGAGGGCCAGCACCAGGACGCCGGCGCCAAGATGGTCCACATGGCGCCCAACACCTCCTCCAACATCGTCTCCAAGTCGGTGGCGCGGGGCGGCGGCCGCACCTCGTACCGCGGTCTGATCGAGATCGGCGAGGGCGCCCACGGCTCCAAGTCCAACGTGCTGTGCGACGCGCTGCTGGTGGACACCATCTCCCGCTCGGACACCTACCCCTACGTGGACGTCCGTGAGGACGACGTGTCCATGGGCCACGAGGCGACCGTCTCCAAGGTCAGCGACGACCAGCTCTTCTACCTGATGAGCCGCGGTCTGTCGGAGGACGAGGCGATGGCGATGATCGTGCGCGGCTTCGTCGAGCCGATCGCCCGTGAGCTGCCGATGGAGTACGCCCTGGAGCTCAACCGGCTGATCGAGCTGCAGATGGAAGGCTCGGTCGGCTGA
- the sufD gene encoding Fe-S cluster assembly protein SufD, which produces MADNTPAGSTTDGAIQVGGAKQPIDARVSAPASYDVADFPVPHGREEEWRFTPLERLRGLHDGTAVADGAGVKVEVTAPEGVTVETVGRDDARLGKAGKPVDRVAAQAYSSFEKASVVSIPKNTVLTEPVRIAVHGEGGVAFGHQVVEIGAFSEAVVIIDHTGDATLAANVEYLLGDGAKLTVVSVQDWDDTAVHAAQHTALVGRDARFKSVIVTFGGDLVRLHPRVVYGAPGGEAELYGLYFTDNGQHQEHRLFVDHDTPHCRSNVVFKGALQGKDAHAVWIGDVLIRAAAEGTDTYELNRNLVLTDGARVDSVPNLEIETGEIVGAGHASATGRFDDEQLFYLMARGIPADEARRLVVRGFFAELVQQIGVPELEERLIAKIEAELEASVA; this is translated from the coding sequence ATGGCTGACAACACTCCCGCCGGCAGCACCACCGACGGCGCCATCCAGGTGGGCGGGGCCAAGCAGCCCATCGACGCGCGGGTCAGCGCCCCCGCCTCGTACGACGTCGCCGACTTCCCCGTGCCGCACGGCCGCGAGGAGGAGTGGCGGTTCACCCCCCTGGAGCGCCTCCGCGGTCTGCACGACGGCACGGCGGTGGCGGACGGCGCCGGCGTCAAGGTCGAGGTGACCGCCCCCGAGGGCGTCACCGTGGAGACCGTCGGCCGGGACGACGCCCGGCTCGGCAAGGCCGGCAAGCCCGTCGACCGGGTGGCCGCCCAGGCGTACAGCTCCTTCGAGAAGGCGTCCGTCGTCTCGATCCCCAAGAACACCGTGCTCACCGAGCCCGTCCGGATCGCCGTGCACGGCGAGGGCGGCGTGGCCTTCGGCCACCAGGTCGTCGAGATCGGCGCCTTCTCCGAGGCCGTCGTCATCATCGACCACACCGGTGACGCCACCCTGGCCGCCAACGTCGAGTACCTGCTCGGCGACGGCGCCAAGCTCACCGTCGTCTCCGTCCAGGACTGGGACGACACGGCCGTCCACGCCGCGCAGCACACCGCGCTCGTCGGCCGCGACGCCCGCTTCAAGTCCGTGATCGTCACCTTCGGCGGCGACCTGGTCCGGCTGCACCCGCGCGTCGTCTACGGCGCCCCCGGCGGCGAGGCCGAGCTCTACGGCCTGTACTTCACCGACAACGGCCAGCACCAGGAGCACCGCCTCTTCGTCGACCACGACACGCCGCACTGCCGCAGCAACGTGGTCTTCAAGGGCGCCCTCCAGGGCAAGGACGCGCACGCCGTCTGGATCGGTGACGTCCTCATCCGCGCCGCGGCCGAGGGCACCGACACCTACGAGCTCAACCGCAACCTCGTCCTCACCGACGGCGCCCGCGTCGACTCGGTCCCCAACCTGGAGATCGAGACCGGTGAGATCGTCGGCGCCGGCCACGCCTCGGCGACCGGCCGCTTCGACGACGAGCAGCTGTTCTACCTGATGGCCCGCGGCATCCCCGCCGACGAGGCCCGCCGGCTGGTCGTCCGCGGCTTCTTCGCCGAGCTCGTCCAGCAGATCGGCGTCCCCGAGCTGGAGGAGCGCCTCATCGCCAAGATCGAGGCCGAGCTGGAGGCGTCCGTCGCATGA
- the sufC gene encoding Fe-S cluster assembly ATPase SufC, whose product MATLEIHDLHVSVDAEGGPREILRGVDLTVKQGETHAIMGPNGSGKSTLAYSLAGHPKYTITGGTVTLDGEDVLEMSVDERARAGVFLAMQYPVEVPGVSVSNFLRTSATAIRGEAPKLRTWVKEVKESMARLHMDPAFAERNVNEGFSGGEKKRHEILQLELLKPKIAILDETDSGLDVDALRIVSEGVNRVRETGEVGTLLITHYTRILRYIKPDFVHVFANGRIAESGGAELADKLEEEGYEAYTTGGVTA is encoded by the coding sequence ATGGCAACGCTTGAGATCCACGACCTGCACGTCTCCGTCGACGCCGAAGGCGGCCCCCGGGAGATCCTGCGCGGCGTCGACCTGACCGTGAAGCAGGGCGAGACCCACGCCATCATGGGCCCGAACGGCTCCGGCAAGTCCACCCTGGCCTACTCGCTGGCCGGTCACCCCAAGTACACGATCACCGGCGGCACCGTCACCCTCGACGGCGAGGACGTCCTGGAGATGTCCGTCGACGAGCGCGCCCGCGCCGGCGTCTTCCTCGCCATGCAGTACCCGGTCGAGGTGCCCGGCGTCTCGGTGTCCAACTTCCTCCGCACCTCCGCCACCGCGATCCGCGGCGAGGCCCCCAAGCTGCGTACCTGGGTCAAGGAGGTCAAGGAGTCCATGGCGCGTCTGCACATGGACCCGGCCTTCGCCGAGCGCAACGTCAACGAGGGCTTCTCCGGCGGTGAGAAGAAGCGGCACGAGATCCTCCAGCTGGAGCTCCTCAAGCCGAAGATCGCGATTCTGGACGAGACCGACTCGGGCCTGGACGTCGATGCCCTGCGCATCGTCTCCGAGGGCGTCAACCGGGTCCGTGAGACCGGTGAGGTGGGCACCCTGCTGATCACGCACTACACCCGCATCCTGCGCTACATCAAGCCGGACTTCGTGCACGTCTTCGCGAACGGTCGCATCGCCGAGTCCGGTGGCGCCGAGCTCGCGGACAAGCTGGAGGAAGAGGGCTACGAGGCGTACACGACGGGAGGCGTCACCGCGTGA
- a CDS encoding non-heme iron oxygenase ferredoxin subunit: MTYVRVAALGELEEDTPKRVEVDGTPVSIVRTEGEVFAIHDICSHANVSLSEGEVEDCAIECWLHGSTFDLRTGKPSGLPATRPVPVYPVKIEGDGPDASVLVSITQES, encoded by the coding sequence ATGACCTACGTACGCGTGGCCGCGCTCGGTGAGCTGGAGGAGGACACGCCCAAGCGGGTGGAGGTCGACGGCACCCCCGTGTCGATCGTCCGCACCGAGGGCGAGGTCTTCGCCATCCACGACATCTGCTCGCACGCCAACGTCTCGCTCTCCGAGGGCGAGGTGGAGGACTGCGCCATCGAATGCTGGCTGCACGGCTCCACCTTCGACCTGCGCACCGGAAAGCCCTCGGGTCTCCCGGCCACCCGACCGGTCCCCGTTTACCCCGTCAAGATCGAAGGAGACGGCCCAGACGCGTCTGTGCTCGTTTCCATCACCCAGGAGTCCTGA